The following coding sequences are from one Streptomyces angustmyceticus window:
- a CDS encoding acyltransferase family protein, with protein sequence MTLALPAALKDAARTTVRTIEDRTPADRDRALDGLRALALLAVPAGHWLVGGFTRDAGGALHNSSVLSAVGALAPASWVLQMLGIFFLVGGHASVRSLRRAGERGEPVRTWLRGRIVRLGRPVLGVTAVWAMLLPVLYGLGVPEATLRTGATLVIQPLWFVGVYAAVTALTPYCLRAARRWGAWAAAPLAAAVAAVDFLRYGPFADAVPAWLGLLTLLPGWLFAYQLGVSWGERRLGRRAAWTLLLGGTALFAALLLFFHYPASMVGVPGQDRTNSHPPSLLVVALAAAQSGAAVLLRDRLARLLRRPALWAPVTVVNLSAMTVLCWHQTALLSAAVPASFLGEVPGLTSSPDGVGWLLARLAWLPLFAAALLLIGRTTRRFEAPWTGVTGARRAAAALLAAGFAVFALRLA encoded by the coding sequence ATGACTCTCGCCCTCCCCGCGGCCCTCAAAGACGCCGCCCGCACCACGGTCCGCACCATCGAGGACCGCACGCCCGCGGACCGCGACCGCGCCCTCGACGGCCTGCGCGCGCTGGCGCTGCTCGCGGTGCCCGCCGGCCACTGGCTGGTCGGGGGCTTCACCCGCGACGCCGGCGGCGCGCTCCACAACAGCAGCGTGCTGAGCGCCGTCGGCGCGCTCGCGCCCGCCAGTTGGGTGCTGCAGATGCTCGGCATCTTCTTCCTGGTCGGCGGCCATGCGTCGGTCCGGTCGCTGCGGCGCGCCGGCGAGCGGGGCGAGCCCGTCCGGACCTGGCTGCGCGGCCGGATCGTCCGGCTGGGCCGCCCGGTGCTCGGGGTGACGGCCGTATGGGCGATGCTGCTCCCCGTGCTGTACGGCCTGGGGGTGCCGGAGGCGACGCTGCGGACCGGGGCGACGCTGGTGATCCAGCCGCTGTGGTTCGTCGGCGTGTACGCGGCGGTGACCGCGCTGACGCCGTACTGCCTGCGGGCCGCCCGGCGGTGGGGCGCCTGGGCCGCGGCGCCGCTGGCGGCGGCCGTGGCGGCGGTGGACTTCCTGCGCTACGGGCCGTTCGCCGACGCCGTACCGGCCTGGCTCGGCCTGCTCACCCTCCTGCCCGGCTGGCTGTTCGCCTATCAGCTCGGGGTGTCCTGGGGCGAGCGGCGGCTCGGCCGGCGCGCCGCCTGGACGCTGCTGCTCGGGGGCACCGCGCTGTTCGCGGCCCTGCTGCTGTTCTTCCACTACCCGGCGAGCATGGTCGGCGTCCCCGGGCAGGACCGGACGAACTCCCACCCGCCGTCGCTGCTGGTCGTGGCGCTTGCCGCGGCCCAGTCCGGCGCCGCCGTCCTGCTCCGGGACCGGCTCGCCCGGCTGCTGCGCCGGCCCGCCCTGTGGGCACCGGTCACCGTCGTCAACCTCTCGGCCATGACGGTCCTGTGCTGGCACCAGACGGCACTGCTCTCGGCGGCCGTGCCCGCGTCGTTCCTGGGCGAGGTGCCGGGCCTGACCTCGTCCCCCGACGGCGTCGGCTGGCTCCTCGCCCGGCTCGCCTGGCTGCCGTTGTTCGCCGCGGCGCTGCTCCTGATCGGCCGCACCACCCGCCGCTTCGAGGCGCCCTGGACCGGTGTCACCGGAGCCCGCCGGGCGGCCGCGGCGCTCCTGGCCGCCGGGTTCGCCGTCTTCGCGCTGCGGCTGGCGTGA
- a CDS encoding aldo/keto reductase produces the protein MGSDKIETVELGTGGPRVGVQGLGCMGMSFAYGPTDADEARATLERARELGVTLFDTADMYGRGENEKFIAPFVRAHRDEVVLATKFAISPDPDHPDDPFKRVIRNDRAYIRQAVEGSLTRLGVDEIDLYYMHRRDVNVPIEESVGAMAELVAEGKVKHLGLSEVTAAELRAAHAVHPIAALQSEWSLFSRDIEDGVVQAAAELGVGLVPYSPLGRGFLTGAFVSADKELTQDDFRRTQPRFTGDNATANAALLEPVRTIAEAHGATPGQIALAWVQQQAAVHGAAVVPIPGTRKRSRVEENTSATRIRLSEQDLVLLEPIAGQVAGARYADMTHTSQGRS, from the coding sequence ATGGGTAGCGACAAGATCGAGACGGTCGAGCTGGGCACCGGCGGGCCGCGGGTCGGGGTGCAGGGCCTCGGCTGCATGGGCATGAGCTTCGCGTACGGCCCGACGGACGCCGACGAGGCGCGGGCCACGCTGGAGCGGGCCCGGGAGCTGGGCGTGACGCTCTTCGACACCGCCGACATGTACGGCAGGGGCGAGAACGAGAAGTTCATCGCCCCGTTCGTCCGGGCACACCGCGACGAGGTCGTGCTGGCCACCAAGTTCGCGATCTCCCCCGACCCGGACCACCCGGACGACCCGTTCAAGCGCGTCATCCGCAACGACCGGGCCTACATCCGGCAGGCCGTCGAGGGCAGCCTCACGCGCCTGGGCGTCGACGAGATCGACCTGTACTACATGCACCGGCGCGATGTGAACGTCCCGATCGAGGAGTCGGTCGGCGCGATGGCCGAGCTGGTGGCCGAGGGCAAGGTCAAGCACCTGGGGCTGAGCGAGGTGACCGCCGCCGAGCTGCGCGCGGCGCACGCCGTGCACCCGATCGCCGCCCTGCAGTCGGAGTGGTCGCTGTTCAGCCGGGACATCGAGGACGGCGTGGTGCAGGCCGCGGCCGAGCTCGGCGTCGGCCTCGTCCCGTACTCGCCGCTCGGCCGGGGCTTCCTCACCGGCGCGTTCGTCAGCGCCGACAAGGAGCTGACGCAGGACGACTTCCGGCGCACCCAGCCCCGCTTCACCGGCGACAACGCCACCGCCAACGCCGCGCTGCTGGAGCCGGTCCGCACGATCGCCGAGGCCCATGGCGCGACGCCCGGCCAGATCGCGCTGGCCTGGGTGCAGCAGCAGGCCGCGGTCCACGGGGCCGCCGTCGTGCCGATCCCCGGCACCCGTAAGCGCAGCCGCGTCGAGGAGAACACCTCGGCCACCCGGATCCGGCTGAGCGAGCAGGACCTGGTGCTGCTGGAGCCGATCGCCGGGCAGGTCGCGGGGGCGCGGTACGCGGACATGACGCACACCTCGCAGGGCCGGTCGTAG
- a CDS encoding MerR family transcriptional regulator, with protein MTVTQQEKATSPAAAGRLPKRPRGCGTERAHPRPAGRDQYTIGEVAEHTGLSAHTLRWYERIGLMPHVDRTHTGQRRFTNRDLDWLSLVTKLRLTGMPVADMVRYAELVRDGERTFAEREELLTAHREDVRQRIAELQSTLDVLDYKIDIYADARRASERF; from the coding sequence ATGACGGTCACGCAGCAGGAGAAGGCCACGAGCCCGGCCGCGGCCGGGAGGCTGCCGAAGCGGCCGCGCGGCTGCGGCACCGAGCGCGCGCACCCGCGGCCCGCCGGCCGGGACCAGTACACGATCGGCGAGGTGGCGGAGCACACCGGGCTCAGCGCCCACACCCTGCGCTGGTACGAGCGCATCGGCCTGATGCCGCACGTGGACCGCACCCACACCGGCCAGCGGCGCTTCACCAACCGCGATCTGGACTGGCTGAGCCTGGTGACCAAGCTGCGGCTGACCGGTATGCCGGTCGCGGACATGGTCCGCTACGCCGAGCTGGTACGGGACGGCGAGCGCACCTTCGCCGAGCGCGAGGAGCTGCTGACCGCGCACCGCGAGGACGTACGGCAGCGGATCGCCGAGCTGCAGAGCACGCTGGACGTACTCGACTACAAGATCGACATCTATGCCGACGCCCGGCGGGCGTCCGAGAGGTTCTGA